Genomic segment of Gilliamella apis:
AAGTACTAAATCAGAATAAACGGGAATAAGTATATATAACTGAGTTACTACCGATAGGGCGATAATGGGTACAAAGAAAGTTCCTGTTAATAATTTATATTTCACTATTTTTATCTGCTATATAAATATAATTTTTGAATTATAGATCTAATGATTGTAGTTTAACAACAATTGCTTCGCTTTTGATTTTCTATTTGTTTTAAAAACAAATTAGAATATATAAAATACTAGTTATTTTTAATTCGAAATATAAAAATGCAAGGAGCAATGACTGAAAATAAATTTTTTAAAAGTGAATATGATGACTTTTTATTAACTGTGATCGTTGGTATTGGTTAAGTTTCAGAAATGACAAATATTCTTGTAATAAAGTTAAAATATTGAGATGACAATGGAATAATTAAAACTGTTGATCCGCACGCAAAATCTCGTCAGTTTAATATGTCAGATATTAAAAAAATAATTCTAATATAAGAGTTTATTGAGGATGGCTGCATGTTAGATGGTGTAGCTAAAAAGGTTGAGGATAGAATTTCAAAAATTCTATAGCTGATGAGTTTAATAAAAATGTAGCAATAAATATTTTTCATACAGTTGTTTATTCTAACATTAATATGTTTTTCTCAAACTCAGTCATCTCGGCTTTGCTTTTTAAATAATTTACTTAAATATCAGTTTTTATCAAAAATACCTTATCAAAATATTTAATTCTTTTGTTTAGAAAATCTAAAGTTGATATTTTATGAATGAACTTGAACGATTTGCTATCTGTTATTGAAGAGCTAACTCATAATATTAATTATAAAAGTTTCTACTTGTACTGTTAACTTTTGTAGTTTTATATGTGACTAATCACGATTAAATTTTAAGTTTTATTTTACAGTTTAGGGTGGTTTTAATATAGAATATATTAAGAATATTAGGTATTAGATACTAGCTGAATTTCATCTAGTATCTAATTTTTACGGTTACTAATTTATGTTAGGACTATTTATAGTCATTTTATTAGTAATTACAACGTATAAATAGGGTTTATTTTTTCTCAAATAATTTTTTACACGGATAGCCTGTTAAGTCTTCTACTACGAATTTAGTTTCTTCAGATAACTCATTTACATCACCATTTGATTGTAAGACATCAATTGCATTAACTAATAATCCATGTTTTTCTTTATCTAGATTAAAGGTGAGTGTCACTAACATAGCTAAGAAAACAAGTAATCCAGTTCCTAAAAATAGAATTAATGCAATTGTGGTTATTGCTTCAGGAGTTTGATCTGCTTGTTTTTGAACAAAACCACCAAATTCTAATATTAATCCAACACAAAGAGTTGATAGGGCGACTGTCGTTTTTCTAGAGAATGTCATAACAGCAGCAAATAAACCTTCTCTTCTTTTTTTAGTGATCATTTCATCAATATCTGGAATGAATGGGAAAATATTCCATGGCGTGAACTCCATCAGGCATCGGCCTATTTGATATACAGTACCAATAACAAACAGTATGGCTATTTTTGATGATGGATTAAATACAAAAACTAAATAGGTCGCAGCTAAACATAAAAGCATAGTTGAATAAGCACCAACAAGTAGTTTTTTCGGTCCATATTTAACGAATGCGAATCCTGCTACTAATGTAACTGGTAATCCAATGATACTTAAAGATAAAAGGCTTCCAGCTACAGAAGCATCAAGCGTTAAACAATATACACAGAAAAATACAAATACAGTGTTATAAATATCTTTACCAGTAAAAGATAATAAATAGATAGCTAAATGTTTTCTGAAGGCTCTAACTTTTAGGGTAGAGAAATATTCTTTAAACAGACCAAAAACAAAGGTAACTGGATTTACTTTTTTATCAGATTTAGATTTTTCTAATTCTTTTAACATTTCCGGAGTTAGTGGTCTTTCCCAAGTTGAAAAGTAGGATATAATCACGCAAATCATGAATAATACAGCAAAAAATATACCATTAAATAGATAAGCATTTGGATCATTTTCACCATAGATTGCAATTAATCTGCCTGGTACAAATGTTGCCATAAAAGTACCTACTGCAGAAATAAACATTCGACAAGTAGATAGTTTGGTTCTTCCTGCATAATCATTGGTCATTTCAGATGGTAAGGTTTCCCAAGGAATCATTACCATGGCTACAACTACCTCAAAAGTTAAATAGATAGCTAGATAATATAGGTAGCCCATGCCATTAATCCATAATAATGCATAAGAAAGCATTAATGGTGCGCCAATTATTAAGAAGAATCTTCTGCGTCCAAATTTTTTACCTAATTTATTTTTATAAAAGTGATCGGTGAAACTCCCCATGAAAAGGCATAATATGGCGTCTAATATTCGAGCAATTGCCACAATTGATGCCGCTTCAATTGGGCTCAATCCAACAAAAGTAGTAAAGAAGTATAACAACCATGCACCTATAATGGTGAATGCTCCCCCTCCAATGATATCAATCATTCCAAAACCTATAGCTTTAGGAATAGTGATTATTTTTTGATTTTTCATTTTCCAAACCTCGTAATAGAATTAAGCAATTAATTTATTGAAATTGCATAAGTTTTAATTTCAAAAGGACTTAATTTTATTTTTAAATTCCCTTTATTTATGTTTTGATCAATAAAGTTCTCCATCAAATCACACTCTCTCCACCAGTTGATTTTGTAGTGAGAGCTGATATTGACATTTTGTGTTCCACCGGAGAAATCATGAATTCTGAGAATTAACCAATCACCTGATTCTGCTTTTTTCAAAGCATCAACCTGAACTAAATGATTATCTAATGTAAGAATTGATAGATTAGATGGCTTAATAAATGATTTTAATTTGCCATCATAAATTCTTAGCGGTTCATTTAAGAACCAAGCTTCTTGGGCAACATGACCTTCTTGCCAATTCTTCGTATGAGGAAATAAAGAATATGTAAATTGATGTTGTCCTTGGTCAGCTTGTAAATCAGGGCTTATAGCTGATTTGATGAGGGTTAATTGCATTATATTGTCTCTAATAGCATGACCATATTTGCAATTATTTAATAGGCTGACGCCATAACCGTATTCTGATAAATCGGCCCATTGATGTGCTACACTTTCAAATTTTGCATAATCCCAACTAGTATTCCAAGTAGTTGAGCGTTTAACATTACCAAATTGAATGTCGTACGTTGCTTCAACTGCTCTAATATCGACTGGAAATACTGTTTTAAGTAGTTGATTGCAGTCATGCCAATCAATATCAGTTATAAAATCAATTTTTGGATTATTACTATAGACTCGCATTTTCTGGCAAATTGAACTGTTATTAAAAATCCATTTAAATGTGATTTCACAAATTAATGGCCCTAATTCAGTCAGTTCGACAGATTGTAACTGTACAACAGGTGATTTTTTCTGAATATGAAATATTTCAATATCCCAAGCATCATATTTCATTGGTTTATCTTCATATACAGTCAATACATTGCCACAACCTGACAATACCTCTCGGTTATTCTTTTTATCAAAAATACGGGTAAGGTGGCCAAATTTATTCCACTTAATGAGATAAAAAGGTGTATCTATTTCATCATCATTATAGATAAAAGCATCTTTTGCCTTATTACTTTCAGATGTAACGTTATTTTCATAACTTACATTTATACAACTTAGTGGCGCTATTGATGGTATTTCAACAAAATAACCATCATTTTGTTTTGATTTTTGTATAGTGAGATATTGATTGGAATCATCTTTTATAGTGAGATTTTCTGCATAAGTATCAAAATAAACAACGTCATTTTTTCTCATAAAGTTAGAGCTATTGATGATAATTTTGCTATTAACATCACTATCTGTAATATTTTTTAACAGAGGTCTAAGAATTTCGTTATGTCTATTATTTAAATCCTGAAATTCAAGTTTGGTATCTTGATAGACTTCATGTATAGATGAACCAGGAATAATGTCATGAAATTGATTTCTCAGAATGAGTTTCCAACAATAATCTAGTTTATTTTTATCATAAACAGACCAG
This window contains:
- a CDS encoding MFS transporter, which encodes MKNQKIITIPKAIGFGMIDIIGGGAFTIIGAWLLYFFTTFVGLSPIEAASIVAIARILDAILCLFMGSFTDHFYKNKLGKKFGRRRFFLIIGAPLMLSYALLWINGMGYLYYLAIYLTFEVVVAMVMIPWETLPSEMTNDYAGRTKLSTCRMFISAVGTFMATFVPGRLIAIYGENDPNAYLFNGIFFAVLFMICVIISYFSTWERPLTPEMLKELEKSKSDKKVNPVTFVFGLFKEYFSTLKVRAFRKHLAIYLLSFTGKDIYNTVFVFFCVYCLTLDASVAGSLLSLSIIGLPVTLVAGFAFVKYGPKKLLVGAYSTMLLCLAATYLVFVFNPSSKIAILFVIGTVYQIGRCLMEFTPWNIFPFIPDIDEMITKKRREGLFAAVMTFSRKTTVALSTLCVGLILEFGGFVQKQADQTPEAITTIALILFLGTGLLVFLAMLVTLTFNLDKEKHGLLVNAIDVLQSNGDVNELSEETKFVVEDLTGYPCKKLFEKK